A genomic window from Flavobacterium phycosphaerae includes:
- the ygiD gene encoding 4,5-DOPA-extradiol-dioxygenase, translating to MTTLNDLQYITNTFPNTAKMPVFFFGHGSPMNAIEENQFVQGFRNSVKDVQKPTAILCISAHWFTRGTKVTAMQVPETIHDFGGFPKELFAVQYPAPGSPLLAHETQQLLKPMEVALDEEWGLDHGTWSVVKHLYPLADVPVIQLSIDYTKPAEFHFGLGKQLQALRHKGVLIIGSGNIVHNLGLVDFQNFHKDNYGFDWALEARTTINGYLQHSDYQPLLDYDRQGSAFKLAIPTPDHYLPLLYTLGLQQKEDTLSLFNDKMVAGSLSMTSVKIT from the coding sequence ATGACTACTTTAAACGATTTACAGTACATCACTAATACCTTTCCCAATACAGCCAAAATGCCCGTATTTTTCTTCGGACATGGCAGCCCGATGAATGCCATAGAAGAGAATCAATTTGTGCAGGGGTTCAGAAACAGCGTGAAAGATGTACAAAAACCAACGGCTATTTTATGTATTTCCGCCCATTGGTTTACGCGCGGCACTAAGGTAACCGCTATGCAGGTTCCTGAAACCATACACGATTTCGGAGGCTTTCCCAAAGAATTGTTTGCGGTACAATACCCGGCACCGGGGAGTCCGCTATTGGCCCATGAAACCCAACAGTTGCTTAAACCGATGGAGGTAGCCTTAGACGAAGAATGGGGCTTAGACCATGGTACTTGGTCGGTTGTCAAACATTTGTATCCGTTAGCCGATGTGCCTGTTATCCAATTGAGCATTGATTATACCAAACCGGCGGAATTTCACTTCGGTCTGGGCAAACAGCTTCAAGCCTTGCGTCATAAAGGCGTCCTGATTATCGGTAGTGGTAATATCGTACACAACTTGGGTTTGGTTGATTTTCAAAACTTTCACAAAGATAATTACGGTTTCGATTGGGCCCTGGAAGCCCGTACTACCATTAATGGGTATTTGCAACACAGCGATTACCAACCGCTCTTAGATTATGACCGTCAAGGAAGTGCTTTTAAACTGGCTATTCCAACCCCCGATCATTACCTGCCTTTGCTGTATACCTTAGGATTGCAACAAAAAGAAGATACCCTAAGCTTGTTCAACGATAAAATGGTGGCCGGAAGCCTTAGCATGACTTCGGTTAAAATAACATAA